TAAGGGTGTGATGTTATTGCCTGCCTCTTGGCCTTCCTTTCCTCAGCCTCATACCCTAATCTGACTCCTATCACCCTCTTCCAGTCTTGAGTGTTCCAGAGAGGATcaaagagagagggggcaggactggtactggggtCACAAGAGTCACTGATGGGGCGTTTCCCTAGGCATGGGGCAGGCATAGTTGGGGAAGAAGTTttccccctgccccacccctgggGTACCTAGGCTGGGAGCTCTGTGAGGCTGCTCTGAGCATGGAGCTGCCCTGTCCTTCTGTTTCCAAGTTCTTCCCGGCTCCCTATCTCCCGCTGCTTCGGGGAAGtgacccccccccacctcctcaacCTCCCTGCGCTGGCTTTCCAGATCCTTGAATAAATAATTCAGGTTTTGAAATCTAGCCAGGCACACCCTCCCGTGCTGCGAGGACGCTATTGGACCCACATAAGTGACGTCACCCAGCTCCTTATCCCAACCCCAGCATCACGGGACCTGTCCTGGCAGCAACTTACCTGCTGGGTCACTGTCCAGTCAGACCTCCCACCCTGTTCCCTCACTCTGGGGCCCACCACAAGTCATTTGATCTGCATCCCGGGACCCCACAGTCCTCACTTAGCTTTGTCGCCTTCATCCTTTATCACTTGACAGGGTCACAGTGACCTCAAGTTCCTTCACCAGAATACTCATCTCCAAAGCCTTGTCACCACCTCTGAGACCCTGGGGTCCCCGAGCTTCATCATGCTGCAGTCACTCTGACAGGGCTCTAGCTGCCCTAGGAGCCCTACCCCTTCCCCCACCGTCAACGTCCCACAGCCACCGTCCTCCAAGATCCTGCCACCACGCTCCCATCGTCACAGCCACCCACCTCCCTACTCCCTCGTGCTCCTGTCACTGTCACCCCAGGGCCCTATCAGAAGCAGAGCCTGTCATCCTCACCGGGGACGCCCATTCAGCCCCATCACCTGTCTTGTGTCAGCTCATTTCTGACACCCGAGGGTGCTCGTCACCCCCGCGGACTATCCCGGTCCCTTGTCCTCTTCCTACATCCTCTGTGGCCTCCCTGAGTCTTTTCTGAGGCTCTCCCACTAGCGCCCCCAAAGCCCCCGACCCGCAGAGGGCGCCGCGTCAAGGACAGCTCGGGCCGACTCCGGAGGGGGCGGGGCCGCGGCCACGGTCACTTTTTATGAATGGGGGAGCGGGCGGCGCGAGGCCTCATTACTATGCCGCGCATCGCGCGCTGCGCTCCAGCGCGCCGCGCCCATTGGCCCACTGGGCTTCTGACGTCACCAAACCGGTGGccgggggcggggcggggcggggtgaCTCACGCCGCGTCTCCCGCGGCCGCGGGGGCTTCTTGGGGTCCGCGCACACCTTGCTCTGCCAGGACCTGAGTGGAGGCTCCCCGCGGCCCGGCCGCGCCCGGTCCTGAGCGGTGAGTAGTGGGCCCTGCCGCGGCCACCCAGGGTCTGGGAGGACACGTAGGGTGCAGGGGCGCTGGGCCGGCGGAAGGCTGCGGGCCGCTGCTCGGGGTCCGGAGGTCGTAGCTGGGAGTCTGGACGAGCAGATTCTGCATCAGCACGCGGCTCCCCAAGCGTCAGGATGCTCGAGCGGTGTGATGGGGTGACCCGGCAAAGGGCGAGCATTCCTGCGGGACCCGAGGCCCTGGAGGGACCAGCAGTTATCTGAGGTTGAAAGAGCAGGAGGCATCTGGGGCGGGCACTTGGGCGTCCGAGCAGCGGGAGGTGTCTTATTTAGGGATTCAGTTATCCGAGGCAGGAGGCGGAGTCAGGCCCAAGACCCAGGTGTCCCAGCAGAAGGAGGGGTCTGACTCAGGAATCCAGGCTTCCACCAGGGGGTGTCTGCTACGGAGACCCAGAGGTTAGGTGGAGAAAGGGGGTCTGTCCGGAGACAGAATTCCGGAAGCGAGTACAGGGGAAATGAGTTCCCAGGTGTTACCCTAGGAATGTCGATTGGGGGCTGGCAAAAAGCTGCACCGGCTTTGCCCGGGGGCGGAGCCTGAGGCTCGCAGTGCTGAGAATCGTGAGGGGTCTGGGAGCTTCAGGAACCGAGTCATCCTCTCTGATGGGAGGGAGCTGACTGCCCTCCTTCTTGACATGTTTCCCTCCCCTAGTCATGAGCCCTTTTAAGGCTCACCTTGAATCCTGTGGTTCCCCACTCACTTATGGTAAGCTTAATCCACTTCTCTGACCACACGTGGCAAAGAGGTCTTTAAGACtaataggaaaggaaaggagagtgaAGAGACACAGGGAAGAGATGGGCAGGAAAAGAGGCCCCTGTTTAGAGGCCTGGAGGTATCAGAGGACAAAACATGGGGCAAGAGCCTCAGGACATGAATTGGGGGACAGGGCATTGGTGCCCTACCTGTTATCCTGAGAGGTATCTCTCCCCCAAGGGCCTCCTGTCAGAATACGGGCCTGCCAGTATCTCATAGGGCCTTTCTTCTACAGGTACCATGTTGTGGGGTACAGGCAGCTCCATGGCCTGGCTCTCAGCTGGCTCAGGCAGCGTCAATGTGAGCGGTGTGGACCCAGGAGAGGAACCCACAGGCCCAGCTACACTGCTGCCCTCTCCCAAGGCCTGGGATGTGGTGTTGTGCATCTCAGGCACCCTGGTGTCCTGCGAGAACGCACTGGTGGTGGCCATCATCGTGGGCACTCCTGCCTTCCGTGCCCCCATGTTCCTGCTGGTGGGTAGCTTGGCCATAGCAGACCTGCTGGCGGGCCTGGGCCTGGTCCTGTACTTTGCGGCTGTCTTCTGCATTGGCTCACAAGAGATGAGCCTGGTGCTGGTTGGTGTGCTAGCAATGGCCTTTACTGCCAGCATTGGCAGCCTGCTGGCCATCACTGTTGACCGCTACCTTTCCCTGTACAACGCCCTCACCTATTACTCAGAGACAACAGTAACGCGGACCTATCTGATGCTGGCCTTGGTGTGGGTGGGGGCCCTGGGTCTGGGGCTGGTTCctgtgctggcctggaactgccGGGATGGCCTGACCACCTGTGGTGTGGTATATCCCCTCTCCAAGAACCATCTGGTGGTCCTGGCCGTAGCCTTCTTCATGGTGTTTGGCATCATGCTGCAGCTCTATGCCCAGATCTGCCGCATTGTCTGCCGCCATGCCCAGCAGATTGCCCTCCAACGACACCTGCTGCCTGCCTCTCACTACGTGGCCACCCGCAAGGGCATCGCCACATTGGCCGTGGTGCTTGGCGCCTTTGCTGCCTGCTGGTTGCCCTTCACTGTCTACTGCCTCCTGGGAGATGCCAACTCTCCATATCTCTACACCTATCTCACCCTGCTCCCTGCCACCTACAACTCCATGATCAACCCAGTCATCTACGCCTTCCGCAACCAAGACGTGCAGAAGGTGCTGTGGGCCATTTGCTGCTGCTGCTCGACTTCCAAGATCCCGTTCCGGTCCCGGTCCCCTAGTGATGTCTAGTTTCATCCTGGTGGTTGTGTGGCTTTGACTACTACAGAATTTCAGAATGTTAGGCCCACCAGGGCTTAGTTCCAAACCCCCAGCTCCACACCCTTAAGACCCAGCTGGTTCTGGAGTTCTAAGACATTGGGTGTTTTAGGATCTTGTTCAAGATTCTTTCAGGGGCCCAGCCCAGCTGGCTGCATGGTTCTAGAATGTTCCAGATGGTGGTTCCAAGTGGTTTGCAATTCCAGAATGCTGGGAATTTTACAGCACCAGTCCAAGTCCTTGATCTTCCTTCCCTGAAACTTGACCTTGACCATGTCACtttagttttgaattttgaaagtCCAGAGTACAGAGAGGTTAATCACTTAGTTGCCTACAGAAAAGATTTCTCACTCTATATATGAACATACAAagaaagtatatttatttatttattatgtatttatttataaatttacttAAGGGtgataagggaaaaaaaaagagacccaCACTTTGAAATCTAGTCTGTACCAGGGTGTCTGTCCCCAGCCCCCTTGTCCCCATTTCTGACCTCAGTTCCCGGAGtggggatggagaaagaaaaacaatgtattttgttatttttgcttattttttatcaGAGAGATCATAGAAACCAGAGCCTCCTCCCCAGGCCCGCATTGCTCGGGTTTGCAGGAGGAACACACCAGCctctggtttttttatttttttaagaagccATCACCTGAATAACCGAGAATTCCTCTGCGCTGAGGCCCGGCTTCCCTCTGGTGGCCATTTGGGGGAATTGCAACCGGCGAGGTAGTCGGGACTGTAaaatgcaccccccccccccttctccagCCTGGATTTCAGCGCCACAGCCATGGCCTGGGGGCCAGGCCTTACCCTGAGGTGCCCTAGAGGAGGCGGGACAAGAGCCAATACCCCACCCCTCTGCCAATAGGGGTACGGTCCCTAGTGCATTCCTGTCCAGTCCCCAAAACCCTACTCAATAAAAAACGATTTTTTGATTAATATTTGTTTGTGCATATGCATGGTGTGGCATTGAGCCAGGATAGCAGGACTCCCTAAGGAATCTGGGAAACTGGCGACCCAGAGTAGAGTGTGGCTGACACTGCAAGATATCAGTGCCCCTCGGACCAGACGCTGGATACCAACTTTCGAGCCTCAGGGACCAGGATATTAGACTCCTCTTAGATTGAGGATACCCAGAGTCTGTCCACAGTAGCTAGTTCAGGGCTCAGGCATGAAGAACATGTTTCTAGCATGCAAGTTCTCTTCACAGTAGTGGCTTCCTTCCAACAGTGTTTCCTTCCAGCTAGGCACTGTGCCTATGCCTAACCAACATCCCGGCACAGATAATACTCTTTCCATTTGACCTTCATGAGAATACTGAGGCTGAGGTCACATAGCTAGGAAATATAAGACCAATATTCAAACCTGGAACATCTGTTTCCCAAATCTGTGTTCAGTCCCCTGGGCAATGacttcttatttccttttttttttttttcttttcttctgaccATGGGGCTTAGAACGTTCTGGACCTTGCCTTATATCTTTAGGGGCCAGTAGCCCACATTTGGGAGGTGATCACATGGGGTCTGGTCACTGTGGAGCTGGTAAAGCTTTTCCATGTAACAGTGTGTGCAACTGGAGACTTGAACTTGGAAGGGAGGAAGACCTGTGCTCACCACAAGGGCAGAGGCAGTTTAAGGGGAAGCTCGGGGCTGgtgtggcacatacctataatctctgTGTTGGAGATGCAGAGGCCGGAGGATTGTGAATactaggctagcctcagctacacactgagttcaacaccagcttgagttgtgtagtgagaccctgtcttaaaacactaAGGGCTGGAGCTATAGCTCAGGGGTACAGTGCAGTCAAGGCTCTGGATTAAAAGATTCTGGATTTAATccctaacaacacacacacaaataaagggaaggctagagagacagctcagtggctaagagcattagCGACTTCtacagagggcctgggttcaattcccaacacccacacagtggctttcaatcatctgtaactccagttccagggaacatGGCTCCCTCTACCGGCCTCCACAGGCACGAGGCCCAGATACACgtgcagacaaagcacccattcacataaaatggaaaaacaaacaaacagcagccAAGTGTGGCAgtacatgtctgcaatcccaacACCTGGGGAGAGAGGGCAGGCAAATCAGGAGTTAATGCCATCCTCAGctcataacaagtttgaggccagctacataaggccctatttcaaaaaaactAAATACATAAACAAGGACGCTTTGACTAGTTCAGTCTGGCAGGCTGTACTGTTGGCCAAAGCCAGAAGGAGCTGCCAGAGCATTTCGGCACCACTCTACATTTCTCCATCACACAGATAAAAAAACAGGCCCCAAGCTGGGTGTGGGTGCaaacttttagtcccagcactcaggaggcagaggcaggaggacatctgagtttcaaggccagcctggtctacagagcgagttccaggacagcctgagcagtaacacagagaaaccctgtcttgaaaaaacaaaacaacccccaccccTCAAAAAGAGTAAATTGAGCCTGGTGGCACATATGTGTAAATCCCAAAGTGCTATGTAATCCCTGTTACTGAGGccggaggattgcaagttcaaggcttccCTGGGCTACAGAAACTCTGAGAGTAATGGGCCATCACTAGTCACTGCAGATAGCTTAATGACCAGTAGGGGAAATAGCAATAACAGAAAAGGTTTTCAGTAATTACAGTTAGGGCTGAAGGGATGATCTAAGCATCTAAGCACAcatgctgctcttacaaaggaactGAGCTACCTGGGCATGGccgtgcacacctttaatcccaggactgcctcaaccaacaaacaaaaggaactgAGTTCTCAGGACCCACGATGGGCAGCTCTCAAGTGCCTATAACGAGCTCCctaggatccaatgccctcctccgGCCTCCAtagacacctgcactcatatacacacacacccatacacagatacacatccatacaaatacaaataatataaaatattttaaaatataaagtaacagttacaaaaaaaaccctgcagtGTTAATTATCACatcctcaaataaaaataaaatagggagaGATAGAGAATAGATGAGTAATTGTAAGATGAAAGTGGACAGAAGAAAGGCTTTCCTGGAGACTTGGATACatttcagttggtagagtgcttgcccagcatgcacaaagaagccctgggttcgatccccagtgtgtgtgttcatgcctgtgtgtgtctggagAGGGGCAATATGCTTCCTCGCTAAGCTGCCTCTGCCAGCTTTCTTACCTCATGCTTATCTGTCATCACACTAaatggtgtggtggcacacacctgtaacagTAATGGAGCTCAGAGGGGACCACCAAGTCATCGAAGCTACAaggggagtttgaggccagcctgagctatatgaaactctctcaaacaatttttaaaaaagaaaaggatggccTCCCAGAATGGTCACATTTATTGTCAGttgagctgggatttgaacccaggtcataTTTGCCTCCAAATCTGtcagttttttttcccactggttTAGGGAGTAAGTTTGGGAACAGGTCAAATGAACCTGGCCAGGAAAGTAGGGCAGGA
This DNA window, taken from Cricetulus griseus strain 17A/GY chromosome 2, alternate assembly CriGri-PICRH-1.0, whole genome shotgun sequence, encodes the following:
- the Gpr3 gene encoding G-protein coupled receptor 3, which translates into the protein MLWGTGSSMAWLSAGSGSVNVSGVDPGEEPTGPATLLPSPKAWDVVLCISGTLVSCENALVVAIIVGTPAFRAPMFLLVGSLAIADLLAGLGLVLYFAAVFCIGSQEMSLVLVGVLAMAFTASIGSLLAITVDRYLSLYNALTYYSETTVTRTYLMLALVWVGALGLGLVPVLAWNCRDGLTTCGVVYPLSKNHLVVLAVAFFMVFGIMLQLYAQICRIVCRHAQQIALQRHLLPASHYVATRKGIATLAVVLGAFAACWLPFTVYCLLGDANSPYLYTYLTLLPATYNSMINPVIYAFRNQDVQKVLWAICCCCSTSKIPFRSRSPSDV